The following proteins are co-located in the Fimbriiglobus ruber genome:
- a CDS encoding FkbM family methyltransferase codes for MLNGSRTRYRVDRPLARALLPADAGFYIAVGSGGSVEESVTAPFYDSGWSGINVEAQEEPFQRLTAARPRDCNLPVVLAEKSGTCTLYAAPTRVGWATASAVVAADLAASGITVYPREVRAATLAEVCAEYVRGEISFLKIDASGEERGVLLGGDFRTWRPRVVLFEGTRHVSSAPNFELWEDVLLDSDYQFATRDGTDRYYVRAEDEALIPALQVPADALQAREYQSRLLAAEAEAADSRRMLAALQAQVVTAGREIEALRAKLADQTRESASVREQRDAALETAGRVQAEIEALKTEAAVRTGDREALLAAHAALRGQFEAVRARLTNFRKAFTPPNPPIDKRTG; via the coding sequence ATGCTGAATGGGTCACGCACCCGGTATCGAGTTGACAGGCCGTTGGCCCGGGCGTTGTTGCCTGCCGACGCGGGCTTTTACATCGCCGTCGGATCGGGTGGTTCGGTCGAAGAGTCCGTCACGGCACCGTTTTACGACAGCGGTTGGTCGGGTATCAACGTCGAAGCCCAGGAAGAACCCTTCCAACGGCTCACCGCCGCCCGCCCGCGGGACTGCAACCTTCCCGTGGTCCTGGCTGAGAAGTCCGGGACGTGTACGCTTTACGCCGCCCCGACCCGCGTGGGATGGGCAACCGCCAGCGCGGTGGTCGCGGCCGACCTGGCCGCCAGCGGCATTACGGTTTACCCGCGCGAGGTGCGCGCGGCAACTCTGGCCGAAGTCTGTGCTGAGTACGTTCGCGGGGAGATTTCGTTCCTGAAGATCGACGCGAGCGGAGAAGAACGGGGCGTCTTACTCGGCGGCGACTTTCGGACGTGGCGCCCGCGGGTCGTTCTATTCGAGGGCACCCGACACGTGAGTTCGGCTCCCAATTTCGAACTGTGGGAAGACGTGCTTTTGGACAGCGATTACCAATTCGCGACGCGGGACGGAACAGACCGGTATTACGTCCGGGCTGAAGACGAGGCGCTGATTCCGGCCCTGCAAGTCCCGGCCGACGCCCTCCAGGCGCGTGAGTATCAATCCCGGCTCCTGGCCGCCGAAGCGGAAGCCGCGGACTCCCGGCGGATGTTGGCCGCGTTACAGGCTCAGGTCGTGACAGCGGGTCGTGAGATCGAGGCACTGCGGGCGAAACTCGCTGACCAAACCCGCGAGTCTGCATCGGTCCGCGAACAGCGGGACGCGGCCCTGGAAACCGCCGGGCGTGTCCAGGCCGAGATCGAGGCGCTAAAAACAGAGGCCGCAGTTCGGACGGGCGACCGGGAAGCCCTCCTGGCCGCCCACGCCGCCCTCCGCGGTCAGTTCGAGGCGGTTCGGGCCCGCCTGACAAACTTCCGAAAAGCCTTCACCCCGCCGAATCCGCCCATCGATAAACGAACCGGCTGA
- a CDS encoding class I SAM-dependent methyltransferase — MLNTGERYLPDLDGADILYEHWHRYFFATQFVAGKSVLDVASGEGYGSALLARTAGSVVGVDLDAAVVATAGDKYRAENLTFCQGSAAALPISGQHLFDVITSFETIEHLTPDDQTHFLDEAKRLLKPGGLLLISTPNRVLYTERPRFHNPFHLHEFDQEEYAAFLGTRFRTVRTLSQHVYPCSYIWDDEPAPGFSEYQLAIAGGQLQPAGSDRKEKLYFVALCSDEPVAPQTNSALLDLDGLLFGRARGYQSTLFVDTGSGFRVEECDTTLLNAGGGEFRLTFDLGAPRPVRSLRWDPLELRTCRVRLDRVEWEDDRGEVHAADPATVGANGDVTADGVRAFDTIDPWFVLPVSGNVARVTVAGWYEADEVGATLTRVDATARRVRECVLAVNDRDRQLLALNEQARIWEEELLASGARTRERDEQLRALDKGVRDRDEQLRLLEAHARERDEQLRAVDALLRERDEQLGVLGERARIMDDQLRAADESLRVMNEQARDRARIMDDQLRAADESLRVMNEQARDREERLRAIDEQARSLATAVIARDDQLRELAATFEAARTQHLTSTLSADTGFGFRSSESRSALLPAAGGDFELTFDLGDPRPIRQLRWQPLDSRTCRVRLDRIEWEDESGHVHTVDPAAAATNGDVTAGGVLAFDTTAPVVVLPVSGNVARVTVAGWYEADDLTATLARIEAVAQRTRERAAAGDEQIQFLRTAIAGRDEQLRNMTVKLRSTQAAEWPGASNSSNGVGSRLAEPKPELGPAREKVV, encoded by the coding sequence ATGTTGAATACCGGCGAACGTTATCTGCCAGACCTGGACGGCGCCGACATCTTGTACGAACACTGGCACCGATACTTCTTCGCGACACAGTTCGTCGCCGGCAAGTCGGTGTTGGACGTCGCGTCGGGAGAGGGGTACGGGAGCGCGCTGCTGGCCCGGACCGCCGGGTCGGTCGTGGGCGTCGACCTGGATGCCGCGGTGGTCGCCACCGCCGGCGACAAATATCGGGCGGAGAATCTGACGTTTTGCCAGGGGTCGGCCGCGGCGCTCCCGATTTCCGGACAGCACCTGTTCGACGTGATCACGTCGTTTGAAACGATCGAACACTTGACTCCGGACGACCAAACGCACTTTCTAGACGAGGCCAAGCGGCTCCTCAAGCCGGGCGGATTGTTGTTGATCTCGACGCCGAACCGGGTGCTGTACACCGAACGGCCCCGGTTCCACAATCCGTTCCACCTCCACGAATTCGACCAGGAAGAATACGCCGCGTTTCTGGGCACCCGCTTCCGCACCGTTCGCACCCTGTCGCAGCACGTTTACCCGTGCTCGTACATCTGGGACGACGAGCCGGCGCCGGGGTTCAGCGAATACCAGTTGGCAATCGCGGGCGGTCAGTTGCAACCCGCCGGTTCGGACCGCAAGGAAAAGCTGTACTTCGTCGCCCTGTGTTCGGACGAACCCGTCGCCCCCCAGACGAACTCGGCCCTCCTGGACCTCGACGGGTTGTTGTTCGGGCGCGCGCGGGGGTACCAGTCGACGTTGTTCGTGGACACCGGGTCCGGGTTCCGGGTGGAAGAATGCGACACGACGTTACTGAACGCCGGCGGCGGCGAATTCCGGTTGACGTTCGACCTGGGTGCCCCCAGGCCGGTCCGAAGTTTGCGATGGGATCCGCTCGAGTTGCGGACGTGCCGGGTCCGGTTGGACCGGGTCGAGTGGGAAGATGACCGCGGGGAAGTCCACGCGGCCGACCCGGCGACCGTCGGGGCGAACGGGGACGTAACGGCGGACGGGGTTCGGGCGTTCGACACGATCGACCCGTGGTTCGTCCTACCGGTTTCGGGGAACGTGGCCCGCGTGACCGTGGCCGGGTGGTACGAAGCCGACGAGGTCGGCGCCACCCTGACCCGGGTCGACGCGACCGCCCGGCGGGTGCGCGAGTGTGTACTCGCTGTCAACGACCGGGACCGACAACTACTCGCACTGAACGAACAGGCCCGTATTTGGGAAGAAGAACTTCTCGCGAGCGGCGCCCGGACCCGCGAGCGGGACGAACAACTCCGAGCGCTGGACAAAGGAGTCCGGGACCGCGACGAACAACTCCGACTGTTGGAGGCCCACGCCCGCGAGCGGGACGAACAACTCCGGGCGGTCGACGCACTCCTCCGGGAGCGGGACGAGCAACTCGGGGTTCTGGGCGAGCGAGCCCGGATCATGGACGACCAGTTGCGAGCCGCGGATGAATCCCTGCGGGTCATGAACGAACAAGCCCGCGACCGAGCCCGGATCATGGACGACCAGTTGCGAGCCGCGGATGAATCCCTGCGGGTTATGAACGAACAAGCCCGCGACCGAGAGGAGCGACTCCGAGCGATAGACGAGCAAGCTCGATCGCTGGCGACCGCCGTAATCGCCCGCGACGACCAACTCCGGGAACTGGCGGCCACCTTCGAGGCCGCCCGCACACAGCACCTGACATCGACTTTATCTGCCGACACTGGGTTCGGATTCCGGTCCTCTGAATCGCGGTCCGCCCTCCTACCCGCTGCCGGCGGTGATTTCGAGCTGACGTTCGATCTGGGCGACCCGCGGCCGATCCGCCAGCTCCGCTGGCAACCACTTGATTCGCGGACGTGCCGGGTGCGGTTGGACCGAATCGAGTGGGAGGATGAGAGCGGTCACGTTCACACGGTCGACCCGGCGGCCGCGGCAACGAACGGGGACGTGACGGCCGGCGGGGTGCTGGCGTTCGACACGACTGCCCCGGTGGTCGTGCTGCCGGTATCGGGAAACGTCGCCCGGGTGACTGTGGCCGGGTGGTATGAGGCCGACGACCTCACCGCTACACTGGCCCGAATCGAAGCTGTCGCGCAACGGACCCGAGAGAGAGCGGCCGCCGGAGACGAGCAGATCCAGTTCCTGAGGACCGCCATCGCCGGTCGGGACGAGCAACTCAGAAACATGACCGTCAAGCTACGATCGACCCAAGCCGCGGAATGGCCGGGCGCTTCAAACTCCAGCAACGGGGTGGGGAGCCGGCTCGCCGAGCCGAAACCGGAACTCGGGCCGGCTCGGGAAAAGGTCGTGTAA
- a CDS encoding glycosyltransferase, protein MRVSVVISTYNRAEGLRQTLTSFRHQTYANFEILVVNGPSTDHTEDVLAEFAGVVRAFRCPHRRLAISRNIGIAHAAGDIVAFIDDDAIPEPTWLEELVAAHSQAGVGAAGGLVVDHTGVRLQYRYALCNRVGQLKFDVEPPFDEYTRPRADTIAYLQGTNMSYRRTVLAEVGGFDENILHYYDDVEIALRVIDAGFKVVPLNGAAVHHKYLASHVRDHERVTLDPYNLMMDHCYYALKNGRETRTTRDVVGALIKAADHLGDEADGYLAAGKMTRTQNVHYRARVQEALEHGLVKGVSGHRINGQIGPADPADFCQFPTLAPTGSRLKLCFVSREFPPGDFGGVGRYSAELATGFAAAGHEVHVVTHSPGDHRLDFENGVWVHRVPAAERWVPDLDGVPLVHNLVHVAGVYHELCRIAERGRPLDLVCAPLWLCEGLAAGFDDRFPTVVTLMTCMKVIAGMQSADFQDNPHTRQLVALEDATVRRAGHIHAISHAILDKAEVDYGADRAKAFVAELGLADRSPNYRRTRPTGGRVRVLFVGRLEVRKGADLFLAVAARLAREFPTAEFVLAGRDTGNTEGGESYRQRFEREHVGNSDLLNRVVFTGMVSEDELFSHYANADVFCLPSRYESFGLVFVEAMMFGLPVVGVRAGGMTEVIADGENGYLTTPDDAGSVESALRALLADPARRAEFGRRSRAIYEAKFSAPVMIDRLETAFRRVIVGHLSRTSAGGAPPLERVSRRLADVITDTTGIVADRAARAADRLLDANCFPVDPLLALRRAWGLPQEEFIVANYRLFLGRKPTSKDLEFWAGEFRGGATRTDVARAIAHGSDYGRQLFQGCTQLLPAAVGEDDQAIPAQVAPPPPAVLRPSFRHRLAALPLVGKVFKYLRRAVHMPWTVHKLYHGYGAADLRVLIEDRHAALTGTLRSELLAAVRDLAREQGDLRELVYSRQAKLAAEQHEIRRLLEEMKAGRPEVYGRRGGKTAGHSAGDANGQAPDLPSLPATGNLRASA, encoded by the coding sequence ATGCGGGTATCCGTCGTCATCAGCACGTACAACCGGGCCGAGGGATTACGGCAGACTCTGACCTCCTTCCGCCACCAGACCTACGCGAACTTTGAAATCCTCGTCGTTAACGGCCCGTCGACCGACCACACCGAAGACGTGTTGGCCGAATTCGCGGGGGTCGTGCGCGCGTTCCGGTGCCCGCACCGGCGGCTGGCAATCTCCCGCAACATCGGCATCGCCCACGCGGCCGGCGACATCGTGGCCTTCATCGACGACGACGCGATTCCCGAACCGACGTGGCTAGAGGAGCTGGTCGCCGCCCACAGCCAGGCGGGCGTCGGAGCCGCCGGCGGTCTCGTCGTCGACCATACCGGCGTCCGCCTCCAGTACCGGTACGCCCTGTGCAACCGGGTCGGGCAGCTGAAATTCGACGTGGAGCCCCCGTTCGACGAGTATACCCGCCCGCGGGCCGACACGATCGCCTACCTCCAGGGAACGAACATGAGCTACCGCCGGACGGTACTCGCGGAGGTCGGCGGGTTCGACGAAAACATTCTGCACTACTACGACGACGTGGAAATCGCCCTCCGGGTGATCGACGCGGGCTTCAAGGTTGTCCCACTGAATGGGGCCGCGGTCCACCACAAGTACCTTGCCAGTCACGTCCGGGACCACGAACGGGTGACCCTCGACCCGTACAACCTGATGATGGACCATTGCTACTACGCCCTCAAGAACGGCCGGGAAACCCGGACGACGCGGGACGTGGTGGGCGCCCTGATCAAGGCCGCCGATCACCTCGGGGACGAAGCCGACGGGTATCTGGCGGCCGGGAAGATGACGCGGACCCAGAACGTCCACTACCGGGCTCGGGTGCAAGAGGCGTTGGAGCACGGGCTCGTCAAAGGCGTGTCCGGCCACCGGATCAACGGCCAGATCGGTCCGGCCGACCCGGCCGACTTTTGCCAGTTCCCGACCCTCGCCCCGACTGGCTCCCGGCTCAAGTTGTGCTTCGTGTCCCGCGAGTTCCCGCCCGGGGATTTCGGCGGGGTCGGGCGGTACTCCGCCGAACTGGCAACCGGGTTCGCGGCCGCCGGGCACGAGGTCCACGTCGTCACGCACTCGCCCGGCGATCACCGGCTCGACTTCGAGAACGGCGTCTGGGTCCACCGGGTGCCGGCCGCCGAGCGGTGGGTGCCGGACCTCGATGGCGTTCCCCTTGTTCACAACCTGGTCCACGTCGCCGGGGTCTACCACGAACTCTGCCGGATCGCCGAGCGGGGTCGGCCGCTCGATCTGGTGTGCGCACCGCTGTGGCTGTGCGAAGGGTTGGCCGCCGGTTTCGACGACCGCTTCCCGACCGTCGTCACACTCATGACGTGCATGAAGGTCATCGCCGGAATGCAGTCTGCCGATTTCCAGGACAACCCGCACACCCGCCAGTTGGTCGCCCTGGAAGACGCGACGGTTCGCCGGGCCGGGCATATTCACGCCATCTCGCACGCGATCCTGGACAAGGCTGAGGTCGACTACGGGGCCGACCGGGCGAAGGCGTTCGTGGCCGAACTCGGGTTGGCCGATCGCAGCCCCAATTACCGGCGCACCCGTCCTACCGGCGGCCGCGTCCGCGTGTTGTTCGTCGGCCGGTTGGAGGTCCGCAAGGGCGCCGACCTGTTCCTGGCGGTCGCGGCCCGGTTGGCCCGGGAGTTCCCGACCGCCGAGTTCGTGCTGGCGGGCAGAGACACCGGGAACACCGAGGGCGGGGAAAGTTACCGGCAGCGGTTCGAGCGCGAACACGTCGGGAATTCCGATCTTCTCAATCGGGTTGTGTTCACCGGGATGGTGTCGGAAGACGAACTGTTCAGCCACTACGCGAACGCCGACGTCTTCTGCCTGCCGTCGCGGTACGAGTCGTTCGGCCTCGTGTTCGTCGAAGCGATGATGTTCGGGCTGCCGGTCGTGGGCGTCCGCGCCGGCGGCATGACGGAAGTCATCGCGGACGGCGAGAACGGCTATCTGACCACCCCGGACGACGCCGGGTCGGTCGAAAGCGCGCTGCGTGCGCTGCTGGCGGATCCGGCCCGCCGGGCCGAGTTCGGCCGCCGGTCGCGGGCGATTTACGAAGCGAAGTTCTCGGCCCCGGTGATGATCGACCGACTCGAAACCGCTTTCCGCCGGGTGATCGTTGGACACCTGTCGCGGACCTCGGCGGGCGGCGCTCCGCCCCTCGAACGTGTCTCCCGACGGTTGGCCGATGTTATAACGGATACGACTGGCATCGTGGCGGATCGGGCCGCCCGGGCGGCCGACCGCTTGCTGGACGCGAACTGTTTCCCGGTCGACCCACTCCTCGCTCTCCGGCGGGCGTGGGGGTTGCCCCAGGAAGAGTTCATTGTCGCGAACTACCGCCTGTTCCTGGGCCGCAAGCCGACAAGCAAAGACCTGGAATTCTGGGCTGGCGAGTTCAGGGGTGGCGCGACGCGGACGGACGTCGCGCGGGCGATCGCCCACGGCTCGGATTACGGCCGACAGTTGTTCCAGGGGTGTACTCAGTTGCTGCCTGCCGCCGTCGGGGAAGACGACCAGGCTATTCCCGCGCAAGTCGCGCCGCCGCCGCCCGCCGTCCTGCGGCCGTCTTTCCGGCACCGGTTGGCGGCCCTGCCGCTCGTGGGGAAAGTATTCAAATACCTCCGCCGGGCCGTCCACATGCCGTGGACCGTCCACAAACTTTACCACGGGTACGGCGCAGCTGACCTTCGCGTCTTAATCGAAGACCGGCACGCGGCCCTCACCGGAACCCTCCGGTCCGAGTTGTTGGCGGCAGTCCGCGATCTCGCCCGCGAGCAAGGCGATTTGCGCGAACTCGTGTACAGCCGACAGGCGAAACTGGCGGCCGAGCAACACGAGATCCGGCGACTGCTGGAAGAAATGAAGGCGGGCCGGCCCGAGGTTTACGGCCGGCGCGGGGGGAAAACAGCGGGTCACTCCGCGGGAGACGCGAACGGGCAAGCACCGGACCTGCCGAGTTTGCCCGCGACCGGGAACCTGCGGGCATCGGCGTGA
- a CDS encoding LamG-like jellyroll fold domain-containing protein translates to MHPTRTLPRGLFLAVIGLLFAIALPRAVRAADPPTPAPFARDNLVAWCIVPFDAKKRSPEDRVAMLARLGFKKYAYDWRAEHLPTFDRELVALQKHGIELTAVWFPASLDKDAQVLLDGLKKHGIKAQLWVSMNGGSIAASPEEQKKRVAAHAAAIRPIAEAAAKIGCTVALYNHGGWFGEPENQLAILDAVNLANVGIVYNLHHGHDHLDRFPALLAKMKPRLLALNLNGMAADGERKGKKILPLGQGEFDLLLLKAIRASGWTGPVGILGHTNDDAEERLKDNLDGLAWLLPQLDGKPAGPKPAPRTMAAAPAKPTSGWLAEGKVEYRNPPITVECKVRPFSKTGYNILVACDTKASAAHWELFTMPGSGHLTAYLPGSTPDHVNTTTDIVDGNWHTVAMQYEASRVRLFVDGKSVADQAITRGRGAAVPGKIAFGRLVEGGIGYDGALNWVRLSKGVVAPTGKDPVAGEPVIGLWTFTPPDKVADDLSPLKNTAKAEAGPLYPSPPAGAPLHADSPLKVELIHRSVDDAYMAVKADGTGRLFVGGREAVFVFEPDGRGGFHPRKELLKFPQDSIIIGLEYRGDDLYVLTVNALYLVPNGRTAREGLKPRRLLWGLPQDLHVSFHCLAWGPQGDLYLDHGDPLLNYGDWSRPDHWGHWTLYCQPEGTKVSYTGAGAVLRVRPDGTDVRVVAGGLRGPVGLTFDRNYELFTNDNDHESMADRYAPARLLHVTPQADFGWPRGWMASKSPHQSDLLEPVNSTMGRGVPCDMAYYDEPLIPALRGNLILCRWDRAAVTRFPLRARGATYAAEEIPFLTGEPGTRPTGITADRTGRIFVTSHYLGGNVVTPHCVSDLIMVTRDGVPIPMADETAAKTEDLWTTLSAPSGEVRRRAHTELLRRGGAALAEAGRRLANAAENDPAMIHLPWLLAASEGPEATTPLARVAREHARPEVRLQAVRALAELPASGIARELFVAALADTSDPIKLVALAWFFAAPEAPPVDAVARFAASHDPYLRQTAAILLARRATPTEIAKLSASGDAPTRLVAVLAAGIRLTVPPANAPAPKSVPLHYPAGNAFFHRALRFADAAEPVDLAALGPIGSYTIAQKWKATPADADETVLFELLSRALNDTSAPVKAQAAYYLGLLRDPRTEPGVDRVTRELNGGGLDALAPIFVGAAWLVGPFPDGALGAATEHPLQRGPIDLAAMYPAGSGTVAWRKIEAVDGAYQWPVSTAASTFVYFRVQSRSRQPALLTATTKGVRVWHNGRPVEIPTTGGILLDLQPGSNDVLVRASEGPLVLAVRAKERVTPQAPEKADGTLLADRLKSGGAAIGREFLDVDWIKEAKTGDAERGRKLFGSLGCAKCHAITPDQAGGGAPSLADAGRRFTATYLVESILTPDKQVAQEFRASKVVTVDGQVLTGLVVRESPTEVELLLPDTSRRIIKTADVEERKASPSSPMPAGLVRTPAELRDLLTYLSSDRPAPP, encoded by the coding sequence ATGCACCCCACCCGCACTCTTCCGCGTGGTCTATTTCTCGCCGTGATCGGCTTGCTGTTCGCCATCGCACTTCCTCGCGCGGTCCGCGCGGCCGACCCACCCACGCCGGCGCCCTTCGCCCGTGACAACCTCGTCGCCTGGTGCATCGTTCCGTTCGATGCGAAGAAGCGGTCGCCGGAAGACCGCGTGGCGATGCTCGCGCGGCTCGGGTTCAAAAAGTACGCCTACGACTGGCGAGCCGAACACCTGCCGACCTTCGACCGCGAACTCGTCGCCCTTCAAAAACACGGAATCGAACTCACCGCAGTCTGGTTCCCGGCGAGCCTGGACAAAGACGCCCAGGTGTTGCTCGACGGGCTCAAAAAACACGGCATCAAGGCGCAGCTGTGGGTGTCGATGAACGGCGGCAGCATCGCGGCGTCGCCCGAGGAACAGAAGAAGCGGGTCGCAGCTCACGCGGCTGCCATCCGACCAATCGCCGAGGCGGCGGCCAAGATCGGCTGCACGGTCGCTCTATACAACCACGGCGGTTGGTTCGGGGAGCCGGAAAACCAACTCGCAATTCTCGATGCCGTCAACCTTGCGAACGTCGGCATCGTTTACAACCTGCACCACGGCCACGATCACCTCGACCGGTTCCCGGCCCTGCTCGCCAAAATGAAGCCGCGCCTCCTTGCCCTGAACCTGAACGGCATGGCGGCCGACGGCGAGCGCAAGGGGAAGAAGATCCTCCCGCTGGGCCAAGGGGAATTCGACTTGTTGCTTTTGAAGGCGATCCGCGCAAGCGGGTGGACGGGGCCCGTCGGCATCCTGGGGCACACGAACGACGACGCCGAGGAGCGGTTGAAAGACAACCTGGACGGCCTCGCCTGGCTACTCCCGCAACTCGACGGCAAGCCCGCCGGCCCCAAGCCCGCGCCGCGCACAATGGCTGCGGCGCCCGCGAAGCCGACCTCCGGGTGGCTGGCCGAGGGCAAAGTGGAATACCGCAACCCGCCCATCACGGTCGAATGCAAGGTCCGGCCTTTCAGCAAGACCGGGTACAACATCCTGGTCGCGTGCGATACCAAGGCGTCTGCCGCGCACTGGGAATTGTTCACCATGCCCGGCAGCGGCCACCTGACCGCCTACCTCCCCGGCTCGACCCCGGACCACGTCAACACAACGACAGATATCGTCGACGGAAACTGGCACACCGTCGCGATGCAGTACGAGGCGAGCCGCGTCCGGTTGTTCGTGGACGGCAAGTCGGTCGCCGATCAAGCGATCACCCGGGGGCGGGGGGCGGCAGTCCCCGGCAAAATCGCGTTCGGCAGACTAGTCGAAGGTGGCATCGGCTACGACGGCGCACTTAACTGGGTCCGGCTGTCGAAGGGGGTCGTTGCGCCGACGGGTAAAGATCCAGTGGCCGGCGAGCCCGTCATCGGCCTCTGGACCTTCACCCCGCCCGACAAGGTGGCTGATGACCTCTCCCCGCTCAAGAATACGGCCAAAGCCGAGGCCGGTCCGCTGTACCCGTCGCCCCCGGCGGGCGCGCCGCTCCATGCCGACTCACCCCTGAAAGTGGAACTCATCCACCGGTCGGTCGACGACGCGTACATGGCGGTGAAGGCCGACGGTACCGGGAGACTGTTCGTCGGCGGGCGGGAGGCGGTGTTCGTGTTCGAGCCGGACGGCCGCGGCGGCTTCCACCCACGGAAAGAGTTGCTCAAGTTCCCCCAAGACTCCATCATCATCGGTCTCGAATACCGCGGCGACGACCTCTACGTCCTGACCGTGAACGCGCTTTACCTCGTCCCCAACGGGCGGACGGCGCGCGAGGGATTGAAGCCCAGGCGATTGCTCTGGGGGTTGCCCCAGGATCTACACGTCAGCTTTCACTGCCTCGCGTGGGGACCGCAGGGCGACCTGTACCTCGACCACGGCGACCCGCTCCTCAACTACGGCGACTGGTCGCGGCCCGACCACTGGGGCCACTGGACGCTCTACTGTCAACCCGAGGGTACCAAAGTCTCGTATACCGGCGCGGGTGCCGTTCTCCGCGTGCGGCCAGACGGGACCGACGTGCGGGTGGTGGCCGGCGGGCTGCGCGGGCCGGTCGGGCTGACGTTCGACCGAAATTACGAACTTTTCACCAACGACAACGACCACGAGAGCATGGCCGACCGGTACGCCCCGGCCCGGCTGCTGCACGTCACCCCGCAGGCCGACTTCGGCTGGCCGCGCGGGTGGATGGCCTCGAAGTCGCCGCACCAGTCGGACCTCCTGGAGCCGGTCAACTCGACTATGGGTCGTGGCGTCCCTTGCGACATGGCCTATTACGACGAGCCGCTCATTCCTGCCCTGCGCGGGAATCTGATCCTTTGCCGGTGGGACCGTGCCGCGGTGACACGATTCCCACTCCGCGCCCGCGGCGCAACCTACGCAGCCGAGGAAATCCCCTTCCTTACGGGCGAGCCCGGCACACGGCCGACTGGTATTACGGCGGATCGAACGGGGCGTATCTTCGTTACTTCACACTACCTCGGCGGCAACGTCGTCACGCCGCACTGCGTCTCAGATCTCATAATGGTCACGCGCGACGGCGTTCCGATCCCGATGGCCGACGAGACGGCGGCGAAGACGGAGGACTTGTGGACGACGCTGTCGGCGCCGTCCGGCGAAGTACGACGGCGGGCGCATACGGAACTCCTTCGTCGCGGCGGTGCCGCGCTCGCGGAAGCGGGACGCCGTCTGGCGAATGCCGCCGAAAACGACCCTGCGATGATCCACCTGCCTTGGCTGCTCGCGGCGAGCGAAGGCCCGGAGGCCACGACGCCCCTTGCTCGTGTCGCCCGGGAACACGCGCGACCAGAAGTGCGACTTCAGGCGGTTCGGGCGTTGGCCGAACTCCCCGCGTCCGGAATCGCGCGGGAACTTTTCGTCGCCGCCCTCGCGGACACCTCGGACCCGATCAAACTCGTGGCCCTCGCGTGGTTTTTTGCCGCGCCCGAAGCGCCGCCGGTCGATGCGGTCGCCCGGTTCGCGGCGAGCCACGATCCCTACCTGCGCCAGACGGCCGCCATTCTCCTGGCCCGCCGCGCGACGCCCACGGAGATCGCGAAGCTCTCCGCCTCGGGCGATGCCCCGACCCGGCTCGTAGCGGTCCTCGCGGCCGGCATACGCCTGACGGTCCCGCCCGCCAACGCCCCCGCGCCGAAGAGTGTTCCTCTGCACTACCCGGCCGGCAACGCATTCTTCCACCGCGCCCTCCGGTTCGCGGACGCGGCGGAACCGGTCGACCTCGCCGCCCTTGGTCCGATCGGGAGCTACACGATTGCCCAGAAGTGGAAAGCCACACCAGCGGACGCGGACGAGACCGTGCTGTTCGAACTCCTCTCGCGGGCGCTCAACGATACCTCGGCACCGGTCAAAGCCCAGGCTGCATATTATCTGGGCCTGCTCCGCGACCCGCGGACCGAACCCGGCGTCGACCGCGTCACCCGCGAACTCAACGGTGGCGGCCTGGATGCACTTGCGCCGATTTTCGTTGGCGCGGCGTGGCTGGTCGGGCCGTTTCCGGACGGCGCGCTTGGCGCCGCAACCGAACACCCGCTTCAGCGCGGACCGATCGACCTTGCCGCCATGTACCCGGCCGGATCGGGCACGGTCGCGTGGCGGAAGATCGAAGCAGTGGACGGGGCTTACCAGTGGCCGGTATCGACCGCGGCATCCACGTTCGTCTACTTCCGCGTGCAGAGCCGGTCGCGTCAGCCGGCGTTGTTGACCGCGACAACCAAGGGGGTTCGCGTCTGGCACAACGGGCGCCCGGTTGAGATACCAACGACCGGCGGGATTTTGCTCGATCTCCAGCCGGGGAGTAACGACGTGCTCGTCCGCGCGAGTGAAGGTCCTCTGGTGCTAGCGGTTCGGGCCAAGGAACGTGTCACGCCACAAGCCCCGGAAAAAGCCGACGGTACACTCCTCGCCGACCGACTGAAATCCGGCGGCGCGGCGATCGGCCGAGAATTCCTGGACGTGGACTGGATCAAAGAGGCGAAAACCGGCGACGCCGAGCGCGGGCGGAAGCTATTCGGGTCACTCGGTTGCGCGAAGTGCCACGCCATTACCCCGGACCAGGCGGGCGGCGGCGCCCCGAGTCTGGCGGATGCGGGGCGCCGGTTCACGGCGACGTACCTCGTCGAATCGATCCTGACGCCCGACAAACAAGTGGCCCAAGAATTCCGTGCGTCAAAGGTCGTCACCGTCGACGGCCAAGTCCTGACTGGCCTGGTCGTGCGTGAATCGCCGACCGAAGTGGAACTGCTCCTGCCCGATACCTCCCGGCGGATCATCAAGACGGCGGACGTGGAGGAGCGAAAGGCCAGCCCGTCTTCGCCGATGCCGGCCGGTCTGGTCCGCACGCCGGCCGAACTTCGCGACTTGCTGACGTATCTCTCGTCCGACCGCCCCGCGCCGCCGTAA